The following are from one region of the bacterium genome:
- a CDS encoding DedA family protein, translating to MNFFDAIIEPIGAWVMNVISTLGYAGVVVCMAIESACIPLPSEIIMPFSGSLVATGRFDLWLVSLAGAFGCLVGSVAAYAAGYYGGRPFIERWGKWVLLSERELAWADRLFNKYGSPTVFIARLLPVVRTFISLPAGIARMPFGKFCLYTFVGSFPWCLALAYVGLKMGERWHELRGYFHKFDLVIVIVLAVGVVAWLYLHFSHIRKRKARAEASGGDEKA from the coding sequence ATGAATTTCTTCGACGCCATCATAGAGCCCATAGGTGCTTGGGTCATGAACGTTATCTCGACGCTCGGCTACGCGGGCGTCGTCGTTTGTATGGCCATAGAGAGCGCCTGCATCCCGCTGCCCTCCGAGATAATAATGCCGTTCTCCGGGAGCCTGGTCGCGACCGGCCGCTTCGACTTGTGGTTGGTCTCGCTGGCGGGCGCCTTCGGCTGCCTGGTGGGCTCGGTCGCCGCCTACGCCGCCGGCTACTACGGCGGCCGGCCGTTCATCGAGCGCTGGGGAAAGTGGGTGCTGCTCTCGGAGCGCGAGCTCGCCTGGGCCGACCGGCTCTTCAATAAATACGGCTCGCCCACCGTTTTCATCGCGCGCCTGCTGCCGGTGGTGAGGACCTTCATCAGCCTGCCGGCCGGCATCGCGCGTATGCCCTTCGGCAAGTTCTGCCTGTACACCTTCGTGGGTTCCTTTCCCTGGTGTCTGGCGCTGGCGTACGTGGGCCTGAAAATGGGCGAGCGCTGGCACGAGCTCCGCGGGTATTTCCACAAGTTCGACCTCGTTATAGTCATCGTCCTCGCCGTCGGCGTCGTCGCCTGGCTTTACCTGCATTTTTCGCACATACGGAAGCGGAAGGCGCGGGCGGAAGCGTCGGGCGGCGACGAAAAGGCGTAA